One Bosea sp. 124 genomic window, CGAGATAGGTCTTCGCGTCCGCATAGGGCGCATCGCCCTTGACCCAGAGCAGGAACTCGTCGAGCGCCAGCCCCGCCACCGGGGTCAGGTCGCTGAACTTGTAGCCGAGCTTGGCGACGTAGGGCAGCAGATAGGCGTTGTTGGTGCCGAAGATGACGCGGTTGGGGTCGCCCTTGGCGCCCTTGCCGTAGACATAGCCTTCCGCGCCCGAGCCGCCGCCCTTGTTCACCACGACGATCGGCTGATCGATCAGCTTGTGCTTGCTGATGATCGACTGGATCATGCGGGCGAAGTTATCGGTGCCGCCGCCGGCGCCCGAGGTGACGACGAACTCGATCGGCTTGGTCGGCTGCCAGGCCTGCGCTGCGCCAGCGACGCCGATGGCGAGCGTGCCGGCGAGCGCTGCTGTGATGCTGATGGTCTTCATGCGGTTTCTCCCTGGATGATCGATTGTTGGCGACCGCTCTTGAGCGGCGGTCTTTTGAAAGGGATGATCGGCGTCAGGCGGCGGCTTTCGCCCTCGCCTTGCCGTCCCGAGCCATCTTGATGGCGAGCGCGAGCGCGGCCCGGGTCGCGCCCAGATTGGCGATGCCCTTGCCGGCGATCTCATAGGCCGTGCCATGGGCGGGCGTGCAGATCGGGAACGGGAAGCCGCCAATCAGCGTGACACCGCTGTCGAAGCCGATCAGCTTCATCGCGATCTGGCCCTGGTCATGATACATCGTCAAGACGGCGTCGAAATCGCCGTTCCGGGCGCGCAGGAACACCGTATCGGACGGGAACGGCCCCTCGACGGTGAAGCCCTTGGCCTTCGCGGCCTTGACCGCCGGCTCGATGGTCTCGATCTCGTCGCGCCCGAAATTGCCGCCGTCGCCGGCATGGGGATTGATACCCGCGACCGCGATGCGCGGCGGGTCGAACCCGGCGAGGCGCAGATTGGCGTCGGCCAGCGTCAGGGCGCGCAGGATGCGCTCCTGCGTGATGTTGGCGGCGACCTCGGAGAGCGGGATATGCGAGGTCACCCGCGCATTCCAGAGCTTGTCGAGGATGTTGAACTCGCTGGCCGCCCCCTCGAAGCCGATCGCATCGCGCACGAAGCGGATCTCGTCATCATAGCCGGGATAGGCGAAGCGCATCGCCGCCTTGTTGAAGGGCGTGAAGAAGACCGCATCGGCCTGGCCGGCGGCTGCAAACTGCAAGGCGCGGCGGAAATTTCCGGTCGCGGCCTTGCCGCCAGCGAGCGTCGCCTTGCCGCGCTGCAGATCGGCGGGGTCGTGGTTGGCGAGGTCGACGAAGACGGGCTGGTCGCCAAACGGCAGGGCATCGCCATCGCGGACGACTCGAACCTGCGGGTCGACGCCGCTATCCTTGATGCCGAGCTCCAGCAGCCGCGCATCGCCGAAGACGACGAAGCGCGCAGCCGAGCGCAGATCGGGTTCGGCCAGGATGCGCGCGGTCAACTCCGGGCTGATGCCCGAGGGATCGCCCATGGCAACGGCAATCACCGGCAGTCCACCCTCAGTCCGCTCGTCCATTGCCCTGCTCCGCTTGCTGCCCAGAGTTCTTGCAAGGCCTTCTGGCTACCACAGGGCTCGAAGCCTCACAAGTATGCTGTATGCAGCATAACCGGAGTGGTATAGGCCTGTGGCAAGGCGCGCAGTCGCCGCAGCATCAAAGACGCCTTTGGAGGGAACGATGAATTTTCACGCGCACTACGCGGGCATCACGCAGGCGATCGAGACCTGCCTAGTCGGCAGCGGCGGTTTCGGCCGCAGCTATCTCGCCCAGGCCCGGAAGATCCCGCTGGTCAATGCCCGCATCGCCGTCGACATCACCGCCGATGCGGCTGGACGCGCCTTCGCGGCGGCGGGATTCGCACAGGCCGAGATCGCGCTGTGCGAGACCCCCGAACAGGCGCAGGCGGCCTGGGATGCCGGTCGATGCGTCGCGGCGGGCCGGCTGGAGACCGTCATCGCCCTGCCCTTCGAGCTTCTCGCCGAGGCCACCGGCAGCCCGGAAGCCGCAACGCGGCACGCCTTGATGGCGATCGAGGCCGGCAGGCATGTCGCGCTCGTCTCGAAGGAGGCCGACAGCGTCGTCGGCCCGGGCCTCGCCCGGCTCGCCCGCGACAAGGGCGTCGTGGTCACCCCCGTCGATGGCGACCAGCCCAGCCTGCTGATCGCGCTCGCGAGCTGGGCCGAGGTGCTCGGCCTCGAGATCATCGCTGCCGGCAAGTCCAGCGAATACGACTTCGTCTTCGACCCTGCGACGGGATCTGTCACCTGCAACGGCGTCGCCAGGGTCTTGCCCGAACTGCGCGAGCACTGGCTCGGTGGCGAACCGTCGGCCGTCGTCCGCACCGCCGCCGAGCGCGCGCGCATC contains:
- a CDS encoding 4-hydroxythreonine-4-phosphate dehydrogenase PdxA, coding for MDERTEGGLPVIAVAMGDPSGISPELTARILAEPDLRSAARFVVFGDARLLELGIKDSGVDPQVRVVRDGDALPFGDQPVFVDLANHDPADLQRGKATLAGGKAATGNFRRALQFAAAGQADAVFFTPFNKAAMRFAYPGYDDEIRFVRDAIGFEGAASEFNILDKLWNARVTSHIPLSEVAANITQERILRALTLADANLRLAGFDPPRIAVAGINPHAGDGGNFGRDEIETIEPAVKAAKAKGFTVEGPFPSDTVFLRARNGDFDAVLTMYHDQGQIAMKLIGFDSGVTLIGGFPFPICTPAHGTAYEIAGKGIANLGATRAALALAIKMARDGKARAKAAA